A single Verrucomicrobiia bacterium DNA region contains:
- a CDS encoding GxxExxY protein: MDTDSKIDLQHPENTKLLLKEETHQILGCAFAVLNEIGHGFHEKVYENALVVEFKVRGIPYEQQKRFPIIYKGVLVAEFVPDLIAFRSVIVDTKVIEKITDHERGRMNNYLKITKLRVGLTLNFKTPRLEWDRLVL; the protein is encoded by the coding sequence ATGGACACGGATTCTAAAATTGATCTGCAACATCCCGAAAACACCAAGCTGCTGCTCAAAGAGGAGACGCATCAGATTCTCGGGTGTGCGTTTGCTGTCTTAAACGAAATTGGCCACGGTTTCCATGAGAAGGTTTATGAGAATGCGCTGGTGGTTGAGTTCAAGGTGCGTGGCATTCCCTACGAACAGCAAAAGCGTTTTCCGATCATCTACAAAGGCGTCTTGGTCGCTGAGTTTGTCCCGGACCTGATAGCGTTCCGTTCGGTCATCGTGGACACCAAAGTGATCGAGAAAATTACCGATCACGAGCGCGGTCGGATGAACAACTATTTGAAGATTACAAAACTACGGGTTGGCCTGACGCTGAATTTTAAAACTCCGCGTCTCGAATGGGATCGGCTGGTTTTATGA
- a CDS encoding class I tRNA ligase family protein produces MSEIPKAYEPQSVEDKWYDFWLKQGCFTADPARVSEKRPAYAIVIPPPNVTGMLHMGHVLNNTIQDILSRKARMDGKEVLWLPGTDHAGIATQVMVEKQLKKEEKKSRHDLGREEFLKRVWAWKEKHGGIIINQLKKLGCSCDWTRERFTMDAEYSRCVQKVFVELYRKGLIYRGKRMVNWCPVSQTALSDEEVEMKPQKGFMYYFKVQVVDATPSSHDKVVATSAALVAEKRDGGVATTSGDGGVAATWLTIATTRPETIPADTAVAVNPKDPRYAHLIGKHVYRALPLDQPKEQRIIPIIGDEQVDFEFGTGVLKVTPAHDKTDFEIGQRHQLPLIDIITPDGKMAAGAGADLVGLDRFVARKKSVELLEAAGTLVKTEPYENNVGFSQRAGVPIEPRLSEQWFLKYPAVEQSKACVEQVATGSTPAPGVADRALAGSIGGVKESGSVATSARARAADGASAAAREARALPGKMRFHPQRWAKVYDHWLTNIQDWCISRQLWWGHRIPVWYNRPGLAILNQKSVVVVEVDQTPIPHSTVRVAREAAWQHLEEQGWLNQSFRNLDTGYDFIVTRAGLKHAFSHPGVENVVAATVLPDLIRTAIFVGETWHEPRIPEIKRVLQLFAAMRFEGALVAVKITVKEYQDGSRVYDHETEKIRASDGQSLGRRSADGVLRDQPTSDAGVPLRQLIRDVNREGAFTRVQESQPGDGWEQDPDVLDTWFSSWLWPFATMGWPEQTETLKKFYPTTDLVTGPDIIFFWVARMIMAGYEFMGDLPFRNVYFTGIIRDKQGRKMSKTLGNSPDPLELIAKYGADALRFGTMRSAPLGQDVLFDEKDVELGRNFCNKLWNACRFRQMVGGQGGGDASSPQGRERDGGVAATSGDGGIAATRTTTYEVQGEINPALLTNDDKWILLKLSQAIQEITTALHTYNFSTAVQTLYRFFWNEYCDWYVEASKAVLTRPVTTLNRENVTTEDAVTLQCFNDVTAQQANTLAVIDFVLSHTLRLFHPFLPFITEELWHGMGYATDMPEHQGGQTIMNAPWPKPFDADFCEAYGLDEAHLEFASQKYEVVTLGRNLRRIGNIQSGKKVKFVLKPSREIPAPDGEVIKLLLNAEALDFAEDYVAKKGTPTVHTAFGDLYLPLDGLIDVAAERARLTKEKEKIQLEITKVEQKLANPNFTQRAPAEVLRDHEQRLADWKEKLAHVKMALEALGT; encoded by the coding sequence ATGAGTGAGATTCCCAAAGCATACGAACCCCAATCTGTTGAGGACAAATGGTACGACTTCTGGCTGAAGCAAGGTTGCTTCACCGCCGATCCCGCGCGCGTCAGCGAAAAGCGTCCCGCGTACGCCATCGTGATTCCGCCGCCGAACGTCACGGGCATGTTGCACATGGGGCACGTGCTCAACAACACCATCCAGGACATTCTCAGTCGCAAGGCGCGCATGGATGGCAAGGAAGTCCTCTGGTTGCCGGGCACGGATCACGCCGGCATCGCCACGCAGGTGATGGTGGAAAAACAACTCAAGAAGGAGGAAAAGAAATCGCGGCACGATCTCGGGCGCGAAGAATTTCTCAAACGCGTCTGGGCGTGGAAAGAGAAGCACGGCGGCATCATCATCAACCAGCTCAAGAAACTCGGTTGCTCGTGTGATTGGACGCGCGAACGGTTCACGATGGATGCGGAGTATTCGCGCTGCGTGCAGAAGGTTTTTGTCGAGTTATACCGGAAAGGTCTGATCTATCGCGGCAAACGGATGGTCAACTGGTGTCCGGTATCGCAAACCGCGCTCTCGGATGAGGAAGTGGAAATGAAACCGCAAAAGGGTTTCATGTATTACTTCAAGGTGCAGGTGGTAGATGCGACGCCTTCGTCGCATGACAAAGTGGTCGCGACGTCTGCGGCGCTGGTTGCAGAAAAGCGCGACGGGGGCGTCGCGACCACCTCCGGCGACGGGGGCGTCGCCGCTACGTGGCTCACCATTGCCACCACGCGACCGGAAACCATTCCCGCCGATACCGCGGTGGCGGTGAATCCGAAGGACCCGCGTTACGCGCATCTCATCGGCAAACACGTTTATCGGGCTTTGCCGCTCGATCAACCGAAAGAGCAACGGATCATTCCCATTATCGGTGATGAGCAGGTGGATTTTGAATTCGGCACCGGCGTGTTGAAGGTGACTCCCGCTCACGACAAGACCGACTTCGAGATCGGGCAACGCCACCAACTGCCGTTGATTGACATCATCACGCCGGACGGAAAGATGGCGGCCGGAGCCGGAGCGGATCTGGTCGGATTGGATCGGTTTGTGGCCCGGAAAAAATCCGTCGAACTCCTGGAAGCTGCGGGCACCCTGGTTAAAACCGAACCTTACGAGAATAACGTGGGTTTCAGCCAACGCGCCGGTGTGCCGATTGAGCCGCGGCTGAGCGAGCAATGGTTTTTGAAGTATCCGGCGGTGGAGCAATCCAAGGCGTGCGTGGAGCAGGTTGCAACGGGGAGCACGCCCGCCCCGGGCGTGGCTGACCGCGCCCTCGCGGGCAGCATTGGTGGGGTGAAAGAATCTGGAAGTGTTGCTACGTCCGCGCGGGCTCGTGCGGCAGACGGGGCGTCCGCCGCTGCACGCGAGGCGCGTGCGCTCCCCGGCAAAATGCGGTTTCATCCGCAGCGGTGGGCGAAGGTTTATGACCACTGGCTGACGAACATTCAGGACTGGTGCATCAGCCGTCAGCTTTGGTGGGGGCATCGGATTCCGGTGTGGTACAACCGACCGGGCCTGGCGATCTTGAACCAAAAGAGCGTGGTCGTGGTTGAGGTGGATCAGACGCCGATTCCGCACAGCACCGTACGGGTTGCCCGGGAGGCGGCCTGGCAGCATCTCGAAGAGCAGGGTTGGCTAAATCAGTCATTTCGCAATTTGGATACCGGTTATGATTTCATTGTCACCCGGGCCGGACTCAAGCATGCCTTCAGTCATCCGGGAGTCGAAAATGTCGTCGCGGCCACGGTTCTCCCGGATTTGATTCGTACGGCGATTTTTGTTGGTGAGACCTGGCACGAACCACGGATTCCAGAAATTAAACGGGTGCTGCAGTTGTTTGCCGCCATGCGTTTCGAGGGGGCGCTGGTCGCGGTGAAGATAACCGTAAAGGAATATCAGGATGGTTCACGCGTTTACGATCATGAGACGGAAAAAATTAGAGCGTCTGACGGTCAATCTCTGGGGCGGCGCTCCGCGGACGGAGTGTTGCGCGACCAGCCTACATCAGACGCTGGAGTACCTTTACGCCAGTTGATCCGGGACGTCAACCGCGAGGGTGCTTTTACACGAGTCCAAGAGAGCCAGCCGGGCGACGGTTGGGAACAAGACCCCGATGTCCTCGACACATGGTTCAGTTCCTGGCTCTGGCCGTTTGCCACGATGGGGTGGCCCGAGCAGACCGAGACGTTGAAGAAATTTTACCCGACCACCGATCTCGTCACCGGGCCGGACATCATTTTCTTCTGGGTCGCGCGCATGATCATGGCGGGCTACGAGTTCATGGGAGATTTGCCGTTCCGCAACGTCTATTTCACCGGCATCATCCGCGACAAGCAGGGGCGTAAGATGTCCAAGACGCTCGGCAATTCGCCCGACCCGCTCGAACTCATCGCGAAATACGGCGCGGATGCGTTGCGCTTCGGCACGATGCGGAGCGCGCCGCTTGGTCAGGACGTGTTGTTCGACGAGAAGGACGTCGAACTGGGCCGCAACTTCTGCAACAAGCTGTGGAACGCGTGTCGCTTCCGGCAAATGGTCGGTGGCCAAGGTGGCGGCGACGCCTCGTCGCCGCAGGGCAGGGAACGCGACGGGGGCGTCGCGGCCACTTCCGGCGATGGGGGCATCGCCGCCACGCGCACGACTACCTACGAAGTGCAGGGTGAAATCAATCCGGCGTTGCTGACCAACGATGATAAATGGATTTTGCTCAAGCTGAGTCAGGCGATTCAGGAAATCACCACGGCCTTGCACACCTATAATTTCAGCACGGCGGTACAAACGCTCTACCGATTCTTTTGGAACGAGTATTGTGATTGGTACGTGGAGGCGAGCAAGGCGGTGTTGACGCGGCCCGTTACAACGTTGAATCGTGAAAACGTTACAACAGAGGACGCGGTAACGTTGCAATGCTTTAACGATGTAACAGCACAACAAGCCAATACCCTCGCCGTGATTGACTTTGTCCTGAGCCATACGCTGCGGTTGTTTCATCCGTTTCTACCGTTCATCACCGAGGAGTTGTGGCACGGGATGGGTTACGCCACTGACATGCCCGAGCATCAAGGCGGTCAAACCATCATGAACGCGCCGTGGCCCAAACCGTTTGACGCGGATTTTTGCGAGGCGTACGGGTTGGATGAAGCGCATCTGGAGTTTGCCAGCCAGAAATATGAGGTCGTGACGCTGGGGCGCAATCTCCGCCGTATTGGCAACATTCAATCCGGCAAAAAGGTGAAGTTCGTGCTCAAGCCGAGTCGCGAAATTCCCGCGCCCGATGGTGAAGTGATCAAACTACTGCTCAACGCCGAAGCCCTGGATTTTGCGGAAGATTATGTGGCGAAGAAGGGAACGCCGACGGTGCATACCGCGTTCGGGGATTTATATCTGCCGTTGGACGGATTGATTGACGTGGCGGCGGAACGGGCGCGGTTGACGAAGGAGAAGGAGAAGATTCAACTCGAGATCACCAAGGTGGAACAGAAGCTGGCCAATCCCAATTTCACCCAACGGGCGCCGGCGGAGGTGTTGCGCGATCACGAACAGCGCCTGGCGGATTGGAAGGAAAAATTGGCGCACGTTAAGATGGCGCTGGAGGCTCTGGGTACGTAA